From Phalacrocorax carbo chromosome 25, bPhaCar2.1, whole genome shotgun sequence:
gatggatggacagatggatgcCCCCAGGGTGGTGAGAACCAGCAGAGGAAGCCCCAGGTGGGAGCTCAGGAGACCTGGCTgtctccccagctctgctccagcccaggCAGCCCAGGCTCCCACTGCCATAGCATCCCCTTCCCACCCTGACCAGGGACCCAgggcccagctgtgccctcACTGCCCACAGCCGGGCGCCCACAccctcccacagcccctcccAGGCCCCATCCTGGGGACACTGTGTGATTCTGGGGGAGAGCACCCAAAATCATCAGGGGTGGCTTACACACGGCAGCTCCATCCTCAAGCTCATCAGCATGGGCTGACACTGAGGTCGTTATTTCCAGCTCCACGTCCTAACTAGCGCTGAGCCATCAGTGCCGCCCACCCGAGCTAACCCACAGGTTAGTGCCCTAATGCCCGTGGGTGTGTGCCATGGTGCCACGCAGGCAGTGTCCGTGTCCCCCCGGGACCACACATGGTCCTACGGGCAGCGTTTGTGGTGCAGCTGTGGCAGTGGCTCCCACCCGGCCGCAGCATCCAGAGTGGGAAACCGAGGCACGGCGCAGCGCTGACCCCCACGAACACCCCTGTCCCGACCCAGCTGCCCTTGCCCTTCCCCAAATCCTCCCAAATCCTCCCTAATGAGCTCCCCAGCAAgccacccccgcccccggccAAACCTGTGCCCCGGAGCATTGATCggggccccccccgccgccggcgtcCCCTCGGCATCgcccacccacctccccacgTCATGCTGCCAAAGCAAACAGCCGTGGGCTCGGCCGCACATCGATTCTGCGGGAGCTGCTGTTTGCTTAACCTTTGCAGAGGAACGGCAGCGGCTGGCGTCGAAcggagccgccgccgcagcGCAACCACTGCAGCCACCACTGCCACCACAGCCACCGCAGCCACCGCAGCCACTGCTGCCGCTGCCGTCACCTCCTGCCTGTGTCCCTTTTCACCTCCCGTGCTCCCAAACGTGGCCCTTTGGGGGTTGCCACTCAGTTGCTCATCCCTGGGTGCGTGGAGCTGGCTCGGGGGGGGCTGCgctgcaccccctccccatgcaGGGGTTGGTgacggggacagggacagggagcaccCCAGGGTCTCCAGTCAGGGTCATCTGGGGTGTTGTTCCCATCCGTAGGGTGCTGGTACCCCAGGGTGGTGTTGAAGCCATCACggctctgcagccaggctgtAGAGACACGGCCTGGGGACGTGGTGGGCTGGGGTGGTGGCCATGTCATGGGGACACAGTGGCCTGGGGACGTGGTGGGCTTGGGGTGGTGGCCGTGTCGTGGGGACACAGCGGCCTGGGCACGTGGTGGGCAGGGGTGGTGAGGTAGCCCAGGAATAGGGACATGGTGGCCATGCTATTTGGACCTGGTGGCCCATGGAGGTGAGGTGGCTTGGGGTGGTGGCCATGGCATGGAGACCCAATGGCCTGTGGCACTGAGGTGACCTGGGGCTGTGGCCCCACCACGAGGACACAGTGGCCAGGGCCAGGGATGTCCCCTGACCCTCCAGGTGAGACAAGTGCCCTGATGCAACCAGGACCTGCCTCCATCCCAGCAGTGTCCCGCCACGGCCACCCCATCCCCACGCAGAGCCCCCTGCCCACCCGGGCCACCGCGGCACCGCGCCGGCGGGTGACTCACGCAGCCCGTGACCTCGGCGAGGCGTATTTTTAGGCActtgttaaaaaagaaagataatgaGGAGTTGGGGTGGGACGACAAAACGATGGGGAAAAGAACCAGGGAAGGAGCCGGTGACATGGTGGTGACAGTCTGGGGGCGGacacagggctggcagcacccccaccccaaaatacTCTCCCCCCCCCACGCCTTGTTAAGCCCCCAGGAATAATTGCCTCCTTAAAACTGGCTAATTGATTTTTGCACGCTGATTGAATTAAAGCCTCtgcaggaggtggggggggggatgcAGGGGCGATCAATGGGCTGCCAGGTCTCCCCTTGGTTCCCCCCCCTTTTGGGTTGGAGCACTGGGGTCTGTCCCCCGTGTGTCCCTCGGGGTTTGGGGGCACTGCACGGGCATGGCACTGGAAGGGGATGCACCCccagggtggggttttttgggtgggggggtgaTGATGAGGATGCAGCCCGCTGGGGAGCCCACCCATGGATTCCACCGGGTTTGATGCCAGCTCGGCGTTGTCACCCAAGGCCACCAAACCGCTGCGGCGGGCGGCCCTGGGAGCAGCCCCCGGGCTCTGCTATGCCTGtgtctgtgtccccccccgtccccgcTGCGTGTCCCCCCCCGGCTCCGCGTCCTTCGCTCACCCCcggcgctggcggcggcggcggctgtcACTTGCCATCGTGTCCCGCTGTCCCCGCCGAGGCTGACGGAGATGGCAGGCGACGGAGCGGGCGCAGCCACGCGGCCCCGTGTCACAAGCCCACCGGTGATCAGCCCCTTCCCGGGCACGGCTCTTTCACGTGGCCGTCACCCCTTAGCGTGGCCCGGCCGTCCCCGTGGTGGCACCCGTGGGTGACCCATTGTCACCCGTGGTGGCAATGACCCTTTGCCACCGGTGGTGGCATCCCATCCTGCAACCCCACGGTTGACCCCGGTGGGTGTTTCTGGGTGGTGGGTGTTTGGCCGCACGGGTGTCACCCGGGGCTGTCCCAAAGCGTGGGTCCCCCAAGACCCTGGCCCTGACGCTGAGGCTCTGGGGACTGTCACCTGTGGGTTCACCCCCGTGGTGACACAGGTGATGggtcccagggctgccccagctgcagggacacGGCCACCAGCTCCCGCGCGCGGAGGTGATGGAGCCCCCGTGGGGACAGGGCGTGGCTCGGGGTGGCCACGCGTGGGTGCTCCACGCCCGTGGGGGGGCGGACAGTCCACGCTGGGGGCGGGTGAGGCCGCGGAGGGGTCCCCAGCAGGGTGCGGGGGGTATCTGGGGGGGCCGGCGGGACCAGGGTCCCACGCAGAAACTGGGGGTCAcgggggagtggggtggggggcgctgCAGGGATGGGCGTGGCGGGGGCGCGGCAagagcggggggggggcagggcgtGCCCCCGCGCCCAGCGCGCTGCGTGGGCGTGTCCCACTGGAGAGCGGGCGGGACCGTGGGCGGCACCGGGCGTGGCGGAGGGCGTGCCCGAGGCGGGAGTGGGCGTGGCGGCGGGGCGTGGCCGGGGTGCGTGGGCGtggccggggcgggcgcggggcgcaCCGGAGCCAGCGGAGCgcagcggagcggagcggagcggccgccgccgccgcccccgacccccccccgccgccgccctgcTCCCCCCCGCCGGCACCATTCCCTCCCCCGGGCGGCAGCGCGCCCCGGCCGGGCGCCGGCTCAGCCTGGGCCGCAAAACTTTGctggcggccgcggcgggggtggtgatggtgctggtgctggtggtgctCATCCCGGTGCTGGTGAGCTCCGCCGGTACCGACGGCCGGTACGAGATGCTGGGGACCTGCCGTATGGTCTGCGAGCCCtacggccccgccgccgcccccccgccgcaaCCGGCCGGACGcggccccctcccgccgccctccACCCTGGTGCAAGGTCCCCAAGGCAAACCGGGGCGACCGGGGAAACCGGGACCGCCGGGACCGCCGGGAGAACCGGGGCCACCGGGACCGGCGGGGGCACGGGGTGAAGCGGGACGACCGGGACCCCCGGGTTTACCGGGACCGGGGGCTACGGGTGCGGTGAGCGCGGCTACCTATAGCACGGTGCCGCGCGTCGCCTTCTACGCCGGCCTCAAGAACCCCCACGAGGGCTACGAGGTCCTCAAGTTCGACGACGTGGTCACCAACCTGGGCAACAGCTACGATGCCGCCTCCGGCAAGTTCACCTGCGCCACCCCCGGCACCTACTTCTTCACCTACCACGTCCTCATGCGCGGCGGCGACGGCACCAGCATGTGGGCCGACCTCTGCAAGAATGGGCAGGTAAGGGCTGGCCTGTCTGggctcccagccccactgcGGAGCTGTCACTGCCCCCCATGCACCAGAGAAAGGCTCTGGGTGCTTCCTCAGGCTGCCCCATCCTTTTCCTGGGGATGATTATGGGCTCTGGGTGCTTCTCCAGGGTGCCCCGTCCTTTTTCCAGTCTCAGAGGTGCACCCCCGGGGTCTCCATCCTTTCACCAGTGGTGGTGATGGGCTCTGGGTGCATCCCCAGGGTGCCGCATCCTTCTCCTGGCCATGGAGTTGCACACAAGGGGTGCCCTGTCCTTCTCCCGGGGACATGATGGGCTCTGGGTGCATCCCTGGGATGCCCCATCCTTCTCCCAGCCCTGGAGATGCACCCCCAGGATGCTCCATCCTTCTCACCGCAGTGATGATGGGCTCTGGGTGCACCCCCAGGCGTCCTgtcctgctcccagctctggAGATGCACACCCAGGATGCCACGCACTTCTCCCAGTAGCAGTGATGCGCTCTGGGTGCACCCCTGGGGTGTCCCATCCTTCTCCCAGCCCTGGAGATGCCCTCTGCATGCCCCATCCCTCtcccagcactggggacacGCTCTGCCTCAACACCCGTGCTGCCCTGATGTGTCCCCAAGGGTcccctcagtcttttccttGGCCCCAGAAAAAGGCCCACCATGCCTCTGGGGTGCCTTGGGGTgtccccacagcatccctggggtgccctgccctccccggcCATGCCATTGTCCCCCCTGGGATCCCTGTAGGGGACAGGGGGTTTGCCCGCAGGGGACAGTGTCTGCGGTGGCCTGGAGGGGGGCAGCATCTGCCctgcttttggggtgctgcacccccagcccagagccagctctgctgctgccgtGACAGGAGAgatgtccccatccctggcGGGGCTgcatggggacaccatgggaGGGGACACCCCGAGGCTAGCTCCAGCCttgccccccagccctgctccagcatccccccCGACCCCATCCATCTGAAAATCCTCCCGATCCCAAGATACAGCCTCGCCGTCCCCATGGTTTTTGGGTGATGCCCAAAATGCTGCCTCTTTCCCAtgccctgtccccccccccagccatgACTCGAGGCACGAGATGTAGCCGTGACCCCCGAAATGCCATCTGAGCTCGATTCCCTTGGGTGTCACTGCAGCCGGCATCCCCGCCGGGGTTCAGCCCAGCCCACTCCCTCTTCCCATCATTTTCTCCTGGTGTCAAGCCCCGCGGTGCATCCCTGTCCCAAGGACATGCGACACTGAATGAACCCAAAACTGAGTTGTCAACCCAAAAAATAGccggggggtgggtgggtggaagcaggagctgtgacACGGCCACTGCGCTTCACCCCTCAGCTCTGAAAACCTCCAAGTCGGGAGTGCAGcggggacaggagctgcctggcattttttctccttctaaacaatttaaattctcttttactggtttttttcctcctctcccctccccagccccagatTTTGGGGGTCCCAGTGACACTTGTCACCACCAGCTGTTTCTCCTAAGCAGCATCCGTGTAACTCCAGACAGAGCATCCCCCAGAAGAACACctcatctcctttttcttccccaaaaatatttttggggaccccccaaaccttcccacctcctcccgccccccgcTGAGCTCCGACCCTCCCCCAGCTGGGTGGGGGGGATCGATGCACCCGGGCGCTACTGGATGAATTTCCAGAAGCTACGGAGCCCCTCGTCGAGAGGAACCGCGCTCGGTCGGGCGCGCGATGCAGCTTAATTAACCGGTTGTTAATTACTAACGAGGTATCGCCGCTCCAATATTTACAAAGAAGCAGCTCGGGAGGCGGAGGAGCGCTTTGGCGGGCTGGCACCGGCGGGAGAGTTTAAAAAAGGGACCCTAAAAATACCccagataattaaaaaatgggGTTAATTAGGGGTTTATTGCCAAAAATACACCATCCCCGGCAAGGCTGGGGAGGCCTGGGGTGCCGGCAGGGGTTCTTGGTGGATAAGGGTTGATCCCAGCATCCTCTGAGGGAATTATAACTTGCGGGGGTCCCCTCTGACCCCCACTTTCCTCCGGGTGCTGCTGGTCTCAGGCGCAGCCCATCACCCCTGCGTCCGGGCTGGAGTTAATGAGAGCCAGAAGAGCCCCGGCgctgggagggagctgctccTGGTGGTTAAATTAGCATTAATTATTCTTATTTGTATTAGCCTGTAGATGAGGTGACCAGGGCAGCGGGATGGGGGGAGATGCTGgatggacggacagacagacagacgggGGTTGGAGCTGGGTGGTTTTGTGGTCCCCATGGCGGGGCGAGGGCTGTCCTTGCTGCCTCGTGTAGCCAAAGGGGTGTGTGGCCGTGCCGTGGCTCGGGAGGGGCACATGCCCGAGGATCCTGGAGCGCACCTGCCACTGTGTTTAGGGGTCTGGGGGTGGCACCCACCGCCACACCTTGGGGGCTCTGGGCCGTGGTGGCCGCCGCATGTGGGGCACATGGTGTCCCCGAGTGTCACTGCGAGGGTCTCAGCCCAGGCCTGGGagcgccccgctgccccccggccccctgGCAGCCCTGAGCCCTTGGGTGCAGCCAGCCGCATCAGAGACCATCCCCGTCCCACAGTGTCCCCAGGCCGGTGACACCACCCCAGCGGTGTCATTGGGGTCGGTGACAGCAGAGCCagctgccggggctgggggctgtgtCCCCCCAACGGTTCCCACTCTGGGGGCTGCACCTGGCCGTGGCACGGGGCAGCTGGGGCACGGAGCAGGATGAGAGCAACGAGGCCATCAGCGGGGACGTGGTGGCAGCCCCCACCTCCTCTGCCGCCACGGTGCCGCGAGCAGCTCAGGCCGGCCCTGGCGCCGCCATTTATCTTCCTTGGTTAGCGCAAAGGGCTGGCGGGCGCGTGGTGATGAGGCGGCTCCTTAACGAGGGAAGACGGATGGCACCGGGTGGCTCTGGCTGCAGCGGGGGGGACGATGGCAGCAGAGCCCGCCGCCAAACAGCTCCTGGTTCTCCTTCCCCCttgtttctttccccctcctcttccttggCATGACCCCAGCCAAGGCAGCATCCCCCAGAGACCGGGGTGCTGTGACTGACTGAGAGTCactgtgccccccaccccc
This genomic window contains:
- the C1QL1 gene encoding C1q-related factor, producing the protein MVLVLVVLIPVLVSSAGTDGRYEMLGTCRMVCEPYGPAAAPPPQPAGRGPLPPPSTLVQGPQGKPGRPGKPGPPGPPGEPGPPGPAGARGEAGRPGPPGLPGPGATGAVSAATYSTVPRVAFYAGLKNPHEGYEVLKFDDVVTNLGNSYDAASGKFTCATPGTYFFTYHVLMRGGDGTSMWADLCKNGQVRASAIAQDADQNYDYASNSVILHLDAGDEVFIKLDGGKAHGGNNNKYSTFSGFIIYSD